The following proteins come from a genomic window of Thiothrix unzii:
- a CDS encoding transposase, whose protein sequence is MTTTKASGKKATYIRHNQEYKGEALKLAADLGIAKAAKQLGLHESQLYAWRKDSEHAKTVSDREATLAAENVRLKRQLPQQAEELSILKNAATYFAQQLKRGTNT, encoded by the coding sequence ATGACCACGACGAAAGCATCCGGCAAAAAAGCCACGTACATACGGCACAACCAAGAATACAAGGGCGAAGCCCTGAAACTGGCAGCCGATCTAGGCATAGCCAAGGCAGCCAAGCAATTAGGTTTACACGAATCGCAACTGTACGCTTGGCGCAAAGACAGTGAACACGCTAAAACGGTGAGTGACCGTGAAGCGACCTTGGCAGCCGAAAACGTCCGCCTGAAACGTCAACTCCCCCAGCAGGCGGAGGAGTTGTCGATCCTAAAAAATGCGGCGACGTACTTCGCTCAACAACTCAAGCGAGGTACGAATACATGA
- a CDS encoding Crp/Fnr family transcriptional regulator — protein MPHHHAKGQCLSCSIRPITIFSTLDTAEVEQIQAFQPAIIQYEPDEIIYHQGMEARYAFTLRQGFVKIVNTLADGRSHIVQLLRDGDFFGFGGLSGANYKHSAIALNTVDVCRLPLSDLLKLKQTHPKIETEMTKRWLERLHRAESMLVELGAKKAAERLASFLLRWCAGNSPDTWVALPLNRAEIGELLGVTIETVSRFFADWKRQGFIGESRGNIQMLDAAGLRLAVGVED, from the coding sequence GTGCCGCACCACCATGCTAAAGGCCAGTGCCTGAGTTGTTCGATTCGTCCCATTACGATTTTTTCGACATTGGACACGGCGGAAGTCGAGCAAATTCAGGCATTTCAACCCGCCATTATTCAATATGAACCGGATGAGATTATTTACCATCAAGGGATGGAAGCGCGTTACGCTTTCACTTTGCGGCAAGGTTTTGTCAAGATAGTCAATACCTTGGCGGATGGTCGTTCGCATATTGTGCAACTGTTGCGCGACGGCGATTTCTTCGGTTTTGGCGGGTTATCGGGTGCGAATTATAAGCACTCGGCTATTGCATTAAACACGGTGGACGTGTGCCGTTTGCCGCTCTCAGATTTGCTCAAGCTCAAACAAACCCACCCGAAGATCGAAACCGAAATGACCAAACGCTGGCTGGAACGTTTGCACCGTGCCGAAAGCATGTTGGTGGAGTTGGGTGCGAAAAAAGCCGCTGAACGTTTGGCCTCGTTTTTGTTGCGCTGGTGCGCGGGGAACTCGCCGGATACTTGGGTGGCTTTGCCGTTGAATCGTGCTGAAATTGGTGAATTATTAGGTGTCACCATTGAAACCGTGAGTCGTTTTTTCGCTGATTGGAAGCGTCAGGGTTTTATCGGGGAGTCACGCGGCAACATCCAAATGCTGGATGCTGCCGGGTTACGTTTAGCGGTGGGTGTCGAAGATTAG
- a CDS encoding TsoY family (seleno)protein yields MFKLRRHLGDSYSPLYFLSALGAGGAVVTFFMYLMFMTPHKATPIPTWESLQAVLQGDNIMLQILTVIALLGIIVFTLLHVRLLAWNVREYRYFSRTASYQKLRQSNAEVQLMAIPLTFAMTINVGFILGALFVPGLWAVVEYLFPLALIAFGVTGWFAARIFIGFMSRVLVTGHFDCSRNNNLSQMLAIFAFGMVGVGFSAAAAMSHNPLTSGIGFVLSLMFISTAGLLAATKLVLGFRSMLEHGIDRESSVSLWIIIPIITVSGIALYRLSMAMHHNFGMHIEPIQSLGLLTVLISIQLLFAVLGYAVMKRLGYFDAYVFGKEKSAGSFALICPGVAGYVLGFFFIHIGLVGTGLLEKNSLAYFFLLVPLVVLQIQTLWGMLHLNNKLLKQPLIAA; encoded by the coding sequence ATGTTCAAATTACGTCGTCACCTAGGGGATAGCTATTCCCCGCTGTATTTTTTATCAGCATTGGGCGCGGGCGGTGCGGTCGTCACCTTCTTTATGTATTTGATGTTTATGACACCACACAAAGCGACACCAATTCCAACCTGGGAATCGCTGCAAGCCGTGCTACAAGGCGATAACATCATGCTGCAAATCTTAACGGTGATTGCCTTGCTGGGTATCATCGTCTTTACGCTGTTGCATGTGCGGTTACTGGCTTGGAATGTGCGCGAATACCGTTATTTCAGCCGAACCGCCAGTTACCAGAAACTGCGCCAAAGCAATGCGGAAGTGCAATTGATGGCGATTCCACTGACGTTCGCGATGACCATTAACGTGGGTTTCATTTTAGGGGCGTTATTTGTGCCGGGATTATGGGCAGTAGTGGAATATTTATTCCCGCTCGCACTCATCGCTTTTGGGGTAACGGGCTGGTTTGCCGCGCGGATTTTCATCGGATTCATGAGCCGCGTGTTGGTGACAGGGCATTTTGATTGCAGCCGGAACAACAATCTGAGCCAGATGCTGGCCATTTTTGCCTTTGGTATGGTTGGCGTTGGCTTTTCAGCCGCCGCAGCGATGAGCCATAACCCACTTACGTCGGGCATTGGCTTTGTGCTGTCATTGATGTTTATCAGCACGGCGGGATTATTAGCAGCCACCAAATTGGTGCTGGGGTTTCGTTCAATGCTCGAACACGGCATTGATCGCGAATCATCGGTATCGTTGTGGATTATTATCCCCATTATTACCGTGAGCGGGATTGCGCTGTATCGCTTGTCGATGGCAATGCACCACAATTTTGGGATGCACATTGAGCCAATTCAAAGCCTTGGACTGTTGACTGTACTGATCAGCATCCAACTGCTATTCGCGGTACTCGGCTATGCGGTGATGAAACGCTTAGGTTATTTCGACGCTTATGTGTTCGGCAAGGAAAAAAGTGCCGGGTCATTCGCGCTGATTTGCCCCGGTGTCGCGGGCTATGTGCTGGGCTTTTTCTTCATCCACATTGGTTTAGTCGGCACGGGTTTGCTGGAAAAAAACTCACTGGCGTACTTCTTCCTGCTCGTACCGTTGGTGGTTCTGCAAATCCAAACATTGTGGGGCATGTTGCATCTCAATAATAAGCTGCTGAAACAGCCACTTATTGCGGCATAA
- a CDS encoding cellulose binding domain-containing protein, translating into MESKLQGGELAALPSVRCRWYVSYGLIALAIFLFSPAAWAATACKVNYSVASQWGNGFTGNVSVTNTGDPWTTWAVTWDMPNNQQITGLWNGSYTQSGAAVSVKNVSWNGNVAKNAAVQFGFNASHTGTNAIPTNVSVNGVLCEGNASPPPPPVVSCAVIYSLPATWDVGFTADVMVKNTGSAVSNWTVAWDMPNGQTVTGLWNGQYQQTGSKVSVSPVDWNRNIATGGLIQFGFNGAHIGLNNIPGNVSLNGVKCAGQVDPPPPPPPSCSVNYQIQTQWDNGFTGTVDIKNTGAPWNGWQTTWTMPTGQAVTQGWNATFNQAADKVTVGNLDYNKVIGLNSSISFGFNASHTGLNLAPIDVAVNGTRCSGQSDKLVLPPKAPDQLQATLVDNNYANLTWVDNSTEEDNIVLERRTNVGGWAVLATLAANASTYQDKTLAVASSYEYRVKAVNTSGSSAYTSTVSVKRQDRTDIRAAMLVNNCAACHGTDGYSTGLGIPSIAGLDKSYLMRTMKAYRTGERASSVMGRIAKGYTDTQIERMSDYLSKLPFKAAPQTTEQTLVNRGKAVHESHCVFCHAGTGNDPTLTRTRLDGQWATYLHATLEDYHANRNSNVPVEMANQMKDLKSLYGDDVLQALAQYYAADATAKAGGNTDGGGDTGGGDTGGGDTGGGGGSTDTAPVAPSSATATLVDNSKVNLSWKDNSGNETGFRVERRATGADDTAWVTLLELGSNVQAYTDSSVAMGLSYDYRVSAFNTQGSTVSAVVNVALQTVLQYGQAQYQRQGCASCHGADGKGGFTNLPMTKYTSSQLAQLTSIIHDTMPPGNPGACQNGCASAIASYITDVLTPDANGGGNGGNTQACAGSPPAGVRSLRLLTRQEYQNTVNDLLGLQLDLLHKLPEENRVDGFDNNVVQNQITSSRMEAFLGQAEQLASQAVLQSWNNILPCTQQDTACGRQFIQTFGKRVFRRPLTTTEVDTYAANFNGVAFRDAVEQTVMGMLMSPHFLYRSELGEVQADGTYKLTPYEVASSLSYLFWGSMPDAALMQAADQNALDTSQQRISQASRLLADPRSRQQVGNFVGQWLLKTNPYFLPPKDSSVYPAYTDNVRLAMSQELINFFNYVAFDSSQTFRELYAADYVVANKTLADFYHLSGATDSNFSKTPVTDGSRHGILTLGAVLARYANSNESHPFKRGRFFFERVLCHDLPEPANMGVVEAPDPDPNMTTRERFSFHSNSGTSCFSCHQYLDGPGFNFEKYDGAGQFRQLENGSLINATGILRGMETYTPTEQLSVNDLSHLSTLVADSPTAAQCLARQYYRYTTGRRETSADSCALDSYIQTYEDNGYNLQTLLLGIVNAPNFTLRRAQ; encoded by the coding sequence ATGGAAAGTAAGCTTCAAGGCGGCGAATTAGCTGCTTTGCCGAGTGTCCGTTGTCGGTGGTACGTGTCTTATGGCTTGATTGCCTTGGCTATTTTCTTGTTTAGCCCTGCGGCGTGGGCGGCAACGGCCTGCAAAGTTAATTACTCAGTCGCTAGTCAGTGGGGTAACGGTTTTACGGGTAATGTCAGCGTTACCAATACCGGCGACCCGTGGACGACTTGGGCAGTCACATGGGATATGCCCAATAATCAGCAAATTACCGGGCTGTGGAATGGCAGTTACACCCAAAGCGGTGCTGCCGTCAGCGTTAAGAATGTCAGTTGGAACGGTAATGTCGCGAAAAACGCTGCCGTACAATTCGGTTTTAACGCCTCGCACACCGGCACGAATGCGATCCCCACCAATGTTTCCGTCAATGGCGTGTTGTGCGAAGGCAATGCCTCCCCTCCCCCACCGCCTGTTGTTTCTTGTGCGGTTATTTATTCCTTACCCGCGACGTGGGATGTGGGTTTCACCGCTGATGTCATGGTGAAAAATACCGGTTCAGCCGTCAGCAATTGGACTGTCGCGTGGGATATGCCCAACGGTCAAACGGTAACAGGCTTGTGGAACGGGCAATACCAACAAACTGGCAGTAAAGTTTCGGTGTCGCCTGTCGATTGGAACCGCAATATCGCGACGGGCGGGCTGATCCAGTTTGGTTTCAACGGTGCGCACATTGGTCTAAACAATATTCCCGGCAATGTTTCCCTCAATGGGGTGAAATGCGCAGGGCAAGTTGATCCACCGCCGCCACCACCACCCTCTTGTAGCGTTAACTACCAGATTCAAACCCAGTGGGATAACGGTTTCACCGGCACGGTCGACATTAAAAACACCGGCGCACCCTGGAACGGCTGGCAAACCACTTGGACAATGCCAACCGGGCAAGCAGTTACCCAAGGCTGGAACGCTACGTTTAACCAAGCGGCTGACAAAGTGACTGTCGGTAATCTTGATTACAATAAAGTCATTGGTCTGAACAGCAGCATTTCTTTTGGGTTCAATGCATCCCACACCGGGTTAAACCTTGCGCCGATTGATGTGGCGGTGAATGGCACACGATGCAGCGGTCAATCAGACAAGCTGGTGTTGCCGCCCAAAGCCCCTGATCAATTACAAGCAACCTTGGTGGATAATAATTACGCCAACCTGACGTGGGTGGATAACAGCACCGAAGAAGACAATATTGTCTTGGAACGCCGCACCAATGTAGGCGGTTGGGCGGTGTTGGCAACCTTAGCCGCAAATGCCAGCACCTATCAGGATAAAACCTTAGCCGTTGCCAGCAGTTACGAATACCGAGTAAAAGCGGTTAATACGTCCGGCTCGTCAGCTTACACCTCGACTGTCAGCGTAAAACGTCAAGATCGCACCGATATTCGCGCTGCCATGCTGGTCAATAACTGCGCAGCTTGCCACGGCACGGACGGTTACAGCACGGGTTTGGGGATTCCCTCGATTGCCGGGTTGGATAAGAGCTATTTGATGCGCACCATGAAGGCATACCGCACGGGTGAACGTGCTTCCAGCGTGATGGGGCGTATTGCGAAGGGTTACACCGACACCCAAATTGAACGGATGTCGGATTATTTATCGAAACTGCCATTTAAAGCTGCACCACAAACCACCGAACAGACACTGGTGAATCGTGGGAAAGCGGTACACGAAAGCCATTGCGTTTTCTGCCATGCCGGAACAGGCAATGACCCTACCCTGACCCGTACCCGCTTGGATGGGCAGTGGGCAACTTACTTACACGCCACACTGGAAGACTACCATGCCAACCGCAACAGCAATGTTCCGGTGGAAATGGCAAACCAGATGAAAGACCTGAAGTCGTTGTACGGTGACGATGTGTTACAGGCATTGGCGCAATACTACGCGGCTGATGCAACCGCTAAAGCAGGTGGTAACACCGATGGTGGTGGTGATACGGGTGGCGGCGATACCGGAGGTGGTGACACCGGCGGCGGCGGTGGCTCAACGGATACCGCGCCGGTTGCGCCCAGCAGTGCTACCGCCACGTTAGTGGATAACAGCAAAGTCAACTTAAGCTGGAAAGATAACAGCGGTAACGAAACCGGTTTCCGGGTCGAACGCCGCGCGACGGGCGCAGACGATACGGCATGGGTAACATTGCTGGAGCTGGGCAGTAACGTGCAAGCCTACACGGATAGCAGCGTCGCGATGGGCTTAAGTTACGATTACCGGGTCAGCGCATTTAATACCCAAGGCAGTACTGTCAGTGCGGTAGTGAATGTTGCACTGCAAACTGTGTTGCAATACGGGCAAGCGCAATACCAACGCCAAGGCTGTGCAAGCTGCCACGGTGCAGATGGCAAAGGCGGTTTTACCAACTTGCCGATGACTAAATACACCAGCAGCCAGTTGGCGCAATTGACCAGCATTATTCACGACACCATGCCGCCGGGAAATCCGGGGGCGTGCCAAAACGGGTGTGCGTCGGCGATTGCCAGTTACATTACTGACGTGCTGACACCGGATGCTAATGGTGGCGGTAACGGCGGTAATACCCAAGCGTGCGCAGGTTCGCCGCCTGCGGGTGTACGTAGCTTGCGCTTATTGACCAGGCAGGAATACCAAAATACCGTCAATGATTTGCTCGGTTTGCAGCTTGATCTGTTACACAAGTTGCCGGAAGAAAACCGGGTGGATGGCTTCGACAATAACGTGGTGCAAAACCAAATCACCAGTTCGCGCATGGAAGCTTTCTTAGGTCAGGCGGAGCAATTGGCTTCACAAGCTGTGCTGCAAAGCTGGAATAATATCTTGCCGTGTACGCAGCAGGATACCGCCTGTGGGCGGCAGTTTATCCAAACCTTTGGTAAACGTGTTTTCCGTCGCCCATTGACCACGACGGAAGTCGACACTTACGCGGCTAACTTTAATGGTGTGGCGTTCCGTGATGCGGTGGAACAAACCGTGATGGGAATGCTGATGTCACCACACTTCCTGTATCGCTCTGAACTGGGTGAGGTGCAGGCGGACGGCACGTACAAACTGACACCGTATGAAGTCGCCAGCAGTTTGTCTTACCTGTTCTGGGGCAGTATGCCGGATGCGGCATTGATGCAAGCGGCTGATCAAAACGCGCTGGATACCTCACAGCAACGCATTAGCCAAGCTTCACGGTTACTGGCTGATCCGCGTAGTCGTCAACAGGTGGGCAATTTCGTCGGGCAGTGGTTATTGAAAACCAACCCGTATTTCTTGCCTCCGAAAGACAGCAGTGTGTACCCCGCCTATACCGACAATGTGCGGTTGGCAATGTCGCAGGAGCTGATTAATTTCTTCAACTACGTGGCATTTGATTCCAGCCAAACCTTCCGTGAGTTGTATGCAGCGGACTATGTGGTCGCCAATAAAACGCTGGCAGACTTCTATCACTTGAGTGGGGCGACAGATAGTAACTTCAGTAAAACGCCTGTTACTGACGGTTCACGTCACGGCATCCTGACGTTGGGTGCGGTGCTGGCGCGTTATGCCAACAGCAATGAATCGCACCCGTTCAAGCGTGGGCGGTTCTTCTTCGAGCGGGTGTTGTGCCATGACTTACCAGAGCCTGCCAATATGGGGGTAGTGGAAGCTCCCGACCCCGACCCGAATATGACGACCCGTGAGCGGTTCTCGTTTCATAGCAATTCCGGCACGAGCTGTTTCAGTTGCCATCAGTATCTTGATGGGCCGGGCTTCAATTTCGAGAAATACGACGGAGCCGGACAGTTCCGCCAGCTTGAAAACGGCAGTTTGATTAATGCCACAGGTATCTTACGCGGCATGGAAACTTACACGCCGACCGAGCAATTGAGCGTGAACGACTTGTCGCATCTCAGTACCTTGGTGGCGGATAGCCCAACCGCTGCGCAGTGTTTGGCACGGCAGTATTACCGTTACACCACCGGACGCAGGGAAACCAGTGCCGACAGTTGCGCTTTGGATAGCTATATCCAAACGTATGAGGATAACGGTTACAACCTGCAAACCCTATTGTTGGGCATCGTCAATGCCCCTAACTTCACACTGCGCCGGGCGCAATAA
- a CDS encoding DUF3817 domain-containing protein, whose protein sequence is MLSKIAIIEGSTLLLLLFLAMPAKRLYGYPEAVTLMGSIHGAAFIIYVVTLVAFFAGKNLNLKQLGMGLFAAFIPFGSFAFEHYVLKPQKL, encoded by the coding sequence ATGCTCAGTAAAATTGCCATTATCGAAGGCAGCACTTTATTATTACTGTTATTTTTAGCCATGCCTGCCAAACGTTTGTACGGTTATCCTGAAGCGGTGACATTGATGGGGTCGATTCACGGAGCGGCTTTTATTATCTATGTGGTGACACTGGTTGCCTTTTTTGCTGGCAAAAACCTAAACCTTAAGCAGCTAGGCATGGGGCTATTCGCCGCTTTCATTCCCTTCGGTAGTTTCGCGTTTGAGCATTACGTGTTGAAGCCACAAAAACTCTGA
- a CDS encoding transposase, producing MARYKPMHQGLKLLALDFDRQILPGTFEYALRHLVDNELDLEGFHQRYKNDVQGAAAFNPAALLKIILLAYSRGIISSRKIEAACRENMLFIAVSGDSQPHFTTLAAFIANAGELIAKLFAQVLLICDRQGLIGKELFAIDGVKLPSNASKEKSGTRADFLRQAGRMEKAAEKMNSKIDSDLGKRIIAQRFATVEPVFGNLRDNKRLHRFTLRGKTKVDGQWKLFCLMHNLEKLAHHGYAA from the coding sequence ATGGCACGCTACAAACCGATGCATCAAGGCTTAAAACTGTTGGCACTGGACTTTGACCGGCAAATCCTGCCCGGTACGTTTGAATACGCGCTACGCCATTTGGTGGATAACGAACTCGACCTTGAAGGCTTCCACCAACGTTATAAGAATGATGTGCAAGGAGCGGCAGCCTTTAACCCAGCGGCTTTGCTGAAAATCATCCTGCTGGCCTACAGCCGGGGCATTATCAGCAGCCGTAAAATCGAAGCGGCGTGTCGCGAAAATATGCTGTTCATTGCGGTTTCCGGTGACAGCCAGCCGCATTTCACCACGCTGGCGGCATTCATTGCCAATGCGGGGGAGCTGATCGCCAAACTGTTTGCCCAAGTGCTGCTGATTTGTGACCGCCAAGGGTTAATCGGCAAAGAGCTATTTGCCATCGACGGGGTGAAGTTGCCATCCAATGCCAGCAAGGAGAAGTCCGGCACACGCGCTGACTTTCTGCGTCAAGCGGGACGCATGGAAAAAGCCGCTGAAAAGATGAACTCAAAGATTGATTCAGACCTCGGCAAACGCATCATCGCCCAACGCTTCGCCACGGTCGAACCCGTGTTTGGGAACTTGCGCGACAACAAACGCCTGCACCGCTTCACCTTACGCGGCAAAACCAAAGTGGACGGGCAATGGAAACTGTTTTGCCTGATGCACAACCTCGAAAAGCTGGCGCATCACGGGTATGCCGCATGA
- a CDS encoding DUF1552 domain-containing protein: MSMINDRRHFLKWVAAGIGAAALPFASMAYAGDAPRRAIFLHFPDGMRPEHWHAQGTGTNFILPRMTAPLERVRQHCVFLSGVDMLGSGSSHEGGVLKFLTGADGRGSDKAVSLDYYLAQAFKTQTIKPHLNLNIVPVWDSAGVTFDSNGLRVAPEPNPLVAFESLFGSNANNNFIAQRRLNAMSNSLNELNALRSKLGAVEKAKLDTHTESLRELEQKLNANVGACAAWNFNPTGFKVTRTGFWSNPEYRDQHQMGVISSLQMDVAVHALACDLTRVVTLTWGHSVNEAIIVGSGSGQTCHQASHGGGEDFIKIKAWYTEQLAKLIEQLASVPEGNGTLLDNTVIFVGSDLSNGGWHNHTDMPFIIAGGKNGGISGGRSLHFTATPHNKVLVSIAQFMGVNINSFGNQDSNPGVLPGLVG; the protein is encoded by the coding sequence ATGAGTATGATCAATGACCGTCGCCATTTCCTGAAGTGGGTGGCTGCTGGCATCGGGGCAGCGGCATTACCGTTTGCGAGTATGGCGTATGCAGGTGATGCGCCGCGCCGTGCGATTTTCCTGCACTTTCCTGACGGGATGCGCCCGGAACATTGGCACGCACAAGGCACGGGAACAAACTTCATTTTGCCGCGTATGACCGCACCGTTAGAGCGGGTACGCCAGCATTGTGTGTTCTTAAGTGGCGTGGATATGCTGGGTTCGGGTTCTTCCCACGAGGGTGGCGTACTGAAGTTTTTGACGGGAGCGGATGGGCGCGGTAGCGATAAAGCGGTGAGTCTGGATTATTACCTTGCCCAAGCGTTCAAAACCCAAACGATCAAGCCGCACCTCAACCTCAATATTGTGCCGGTATGGGACAGTGCCGGGGTAACATTTGATAGCAATGGGCTGCGGGTCGCGCCTGAACCTAACCCGTTGGTTGCATTTGAATCATTGTTTGGTAGCAATGCCAACAATAATTTCATTGCCCAGCGGCGGTTGAATGCGATGAGCAATTCCCTGAATGAGCTGAATGCATTACGCAGTAAGTTAGGCGCGGTAGAAAAAGCCAAACTCGACACCCACACCGAATCCCTACGTGAATTAGAGCAAAAGCTCAACGCTAATGTTGGGGCGTGTGCGGCGTGGAATTTTAACCCGACAGGCTTCAAAGTGACGCGCACGGGTTTCTGGAGCAACCCGGAATACCGCGATCAACATCAGATGGGTGTCATTAGCAGTTTGCAGATGGACGTTGCGGTACACGCGCTGGCTTGTGATTTAACGCGGGTAGTGACATTGACCTGGGGACATTCGGTCAATGAAGCCATTATCGTGGGGTCAGGGAGCGGGCAAACCTGTCATCAGGCTTCGCATGGCGGCGGGGAAGATTTTATCAAAATCAAGGCGTGGTATACCGAGCAACTCGCCAAGCTAATTGAGCAACTCGCCAGCGTGCCGGAAGGTAACGGGACGTTGCTGGATAACACCGTCATTTTCGTCGGCAGTGATTTGTCGAATGGCGGTTGGCATAACCATACCGATATGCCGTTCATTATTGCGGGTGGTAAAAATGGTGGTATCAGCGGCGGGCGTAGCCTGCACTTCACCGCTACCCCGCACAATAAGGTACTGGTTTCCATCGCCCAATTCATGGGGGTGAACATCAACAGTTTCGGCAATCAAGACAGTAATCCGGGTGTGCTGCCCGGTTTGGTCGGCTAG
- a CDS encoding NAD(P)/FAD-dependent oxidoreductase, translated as MQNIDNIRRRTFLKTLVAGAAVGTLGFPMLGKAANQRIVVIGGGTGGATVAKYLRRLDNTLDVTLIEKNAIYTTCYMSNEVLSGDRTLESLQFNYDGLKAHGVKIVTDEVTGIDYDAGLVLTKGGISYPYDRCVVSPGIDFRYDQIAGYSEADIETVPHAWKAGQQTLLLRDQLKAMPNGGTVVIAAPPNPYRCPPAPYERASQIAHYLKQHKPNSKVIILDPKPSFTKQPLFEQAWTELYGYKTDNALLEWWSGDAKAAGVVEVDVASKTAITQFGDRVQGAVLNVIPPQKAGKLAFDAGLVDATGWCPVNKLTFESTLHPKVHVIGDACMADSLPKSGFAANSEAKVCASAIHALLNGLDVESPSFSNGCYSLVGKDYAISVVGVYRLSDDGKLVESIAGSGGVSSATATAQDRLFDASYAYSWYNNFTQDVFR; from the coding sequence ATGCAGAACATTGATAACATTCGCCGCAGAACCTTCCTGAAAACCTTGGTGGCGGGTGCTGCTGTAGGCACATTGGGTTTCCCGATGTTGGGGAAAGCTGCCAATCAGCGCATCGTGGTGATTGGTGGTGGCACGGGCGGGGCAACGGTTGCCAAATACTTACGCCGTCTTGACAATACGCTGGACGTAACTCTGATCGAAAAGAACGCGATTTACACCACTTGCTACATGAGCAATGAAGTGTTGAGCGGCGACCGTACCCTTGAATCGTTGCAATTCAACTACGACGGGCTGAAAGCACACGGTGTGAAAATCGTGACCGATGAAGTAACCGGCATTGATTACGACGCTGGATTGGTGTTGACCAAAGGTGGGATTAGTTACCCCTATGACCGCTGCGTGGTGTCGCCCGGGATTGATTTCCGTTACGACCAGATCGCGGGTTACAGCGAAGCCGACATTGAAACGGTTCCCCATGCTTGGAAAGCGGGGCAACAAACGCTGTTGCTGCGTGACCAGTTAAAAGCCATGCCCAATGGTGGCACAGTGGTGATTGCTGCACCGCCGAATCCGTACCGTTGCCCACCTGCGCCGTATGAACGCGCCAGTCAGATTGCGCATTACCTCAAGCAGCACAAACCCAATTCCAAGGTGATTATCCTTGACCCCAAGCCCAGCTTTACCAAGCAACCCTTGTTTGAACAGGCATGGACAGAGCTTTACGGCTACAAAACCGATAATGCGTTATTGGAATGGTGGTCAGGGGATGCCAAAGCCGCCGGAGTGGTGGAAGTGGATGTGGCTTCCAAAACTGCGATTACCCAATTCGGTGATCGGGTGCAGGGGGCGGTGTTGAATGTGATTCCGCCGCAAAAGGCGGGTAAGTTGGCATTTGATGCGGGGCTGGTGGATGCGACGGGATGGTGTCCGGTCAATAAACTGACGTTTGAATCGACTTTACACCCGAAAGTACACGTGATTGGTGATGCGTGTATGGCGGATTCTTTGCCCAAATCTGGTTTCGCCGCGAATTCTGAAGCGAAGGTGTGTGCGTCCGCTATCCACGCGCTATTGAATGGACTGGACGTGGAAAGCCCGTCGTTTTCCAACGGCTGTTACAGTCTGGTGGGGAAGGATTACGCGATTTCCGTGGTCGGAGTGTATCGCTTGTCGGATGACGGCAAACTGGTAGAAAGCATTGCGGGCAGCGGCGGTGTGTCTTCCGCCACCGCAACGGCACAAGACCGCTTGTTTGATGCGAGTTACGCTTATAGTTGGTATAACAACTTTACGCAGGATGTGTTTCGTTAG